A DNA window from Candidatus Rokuibacteriota bacterium contains the following coding sequences:
- a CDS encoding xanthine dehydrogenase family protein molybdopterin-binding subunit, which yields MFGARILRKEDARLVSGRGRYVSDIELPRMLHVAFVRSVHAHASIRRIDAAPAAALAGIVSVVTGDDPVFARHRLRARSALPGYVETEQPLLAWPKARYSGEAVAVVVAVDRYVAEDGAALVTVDSEPLPAVVDVVEARGSVAIVHDGAPDNVLLSRRFDNGDVETALATSAVVVERTFRTNRQTAAPLEGRGGVADWNAADGKLTLWSGTQVPHLARHGLAEILGLPENRIRIVAPDVGGGFGLKGILYPEDVVLCLLAMRLGRPVKWVEERREGFLAGAHARDHHYAVRAGFDPGGRLLALDVRVTCNAGAYSVYPWTAGIEALMAGGLFVGPYKLTHYRCEVAAVATNTAPAGPYRGVARPATTFVMERVLDLGAQTLGLDPVQIRRINLVGPGDLPYTSATRLVHDSPSYPVCFEKVIEAIGYEAFRVEQARLRREGRCVGIGFANYNELTGLGQAASAGPRMPFRTGHEGATVRMDPSGAVTVLAGVTSQGQGLETTVAQVVASELGVPFQSVTVILGDTDATPFGFGAFASRQAVIGGGAAIRAARAVRDKAIRIAAHLLEVAPEDLDVAGGEVIVKGVPNRAIPLAEVARVAYLETHRLPSGVEPGLEATRFYDPIRGTFAAGSQGAVVEVDPETGILVIHRYVCVEDTGRMINPLIVEGQVQGAIAQGIGGALSEHVIYDSAGQLLTGTLMEYALPTAATVPPLELGHIEEPADNLAGVRGVGEGGTLGPAAVLANAVADALAPLGIEPNELPLTPARVWALCASRRPARSPSPD from the coding sequence GTCAGCGGGCGGGGACGGTACGTGAGCGACATCGAGCTGCCGCGCATGCTGCACGTCGCCTTCGTGCGCAGCGTCCACGCCCACGCCAGCATCCGGCGCATCGACGCGGCGCCCGCGGCGGCGCTGGCTGGAATCGTGAGCGTGGTGACGGGCGATGACCCCGTCTTCGCACGTCACCGGCTGCGAGCGCGGTCGGCGCTGCCGGGCTACGTCGAGACCGAGCAGCCGCTCCTCGCCTGGCCGAAAGCGCGCTATTCCGGCGAGGCGGTGGCCGTCGTCGTCGCCGTCGATCGCTACGTGGCCGAGGATGGCGCCGCGCTCGTGACCGTCGACTCCGAGCCCCTGCCGGCGGTGGTGGATGTTGTCGAGGCGCGTGGCAGTGTCGCGATCGTGCACGATGGGGCGCCCGACAACGTGCTCCTGTCCCGCCGGTTCGACAACGGCGACGTGGAGACGGCCCTGGCGACCTCAGCCGTGGTGGTCGAGCGGACGTTCCGCACGAACCGGCAGACGGCGGCTCCGCTGGAAGGGCGCGGCGGCGTCGCGGATTGGAACGCCGCGGACGGCAAGCTCACGCTGTGGTCGGGCACCCAGGTGCCGCACCTGGCGCGCCACGGTCTCGCGGAGATCCTCGGCCTGCCCGAGAATCGCATCAGGATCGTGGCCCCGGACGTCGGCGGAGGCTTCGGGCTGAAGGGGATTCTCTATCCCGAGGACGTCGTCCTGTGCCTGCTGGCCATGCGTCTCGGCCGACCCGTCAAGTGGGTCGAGGAGCGACGGGAAGGGTTTCTGGCGGGAGCGCACGCCCGTGACCACCACTATGCGGTGCGGGCCGGGTTCGATCCCGGCGGTCGTCTGCTCGCTCTCGACGTGCGGGTGACCTGCAACGCCGGCGCCTACTCCGTCTATCCCTGGACCGCCGGCATCGAGGCGCTCATGGCCGGTGGGCTCTTCGTTGGGCCCTACAAGCTCACGCACTATCGCTGCGAGGTGGCCGCGGTGGCGACGAACACCGCACCCGCGGGCCCGTACCGCGGTGTAGCCCGACCAGCCACCACGTTCGTGATGGAGCGTGTGCTGGATCTCGGCGCTCAGACGCTCGGGCTCGACCCCGTGCAGATCCGGCGCATCAATCTGGTCGGCCCCGGCGATCTGCCGTACACGTCGGCCACTCGGCTGGTCCACGACAGCCCGAGCTACCCCGTGTGCTTCGAGAAGGTGATCGAGGCGATCGGGTACGAGGCGTTCCGGGTCGAGCAGGCCCGCCTCCGGCGGGAGGGACGCTGCGTGGGCATCGGATTCGCCAACTACAACGAGCTGACCGGCCTCGGCCAAGCCGCCTCGGCCGGACCCCGCATGCCGTTCCGCACCGGCCACGAGGGCGCGACCGTGCGGATGGATCCGTCGGGTGCCGTGACCGTGCTGGCCGGCGTCACCTCCCAGGGGCAGGGATTGGAGACGACGGTCGCCCAGGTCGTGGCCTCGGAGCTGGGGGTGCCGTTTCAGTCGGTGACGGTGATCCTGGGCGACACCGATGCCACGCCGTTCGGCTTCGGGGCGTTCGCATCGCGCCAGGCCGTGATCGGCGGCGGCGCCGCCATCCGTGCGGCGCGGGCGGTGCGGGACAAGGCCATCCGTATCGCCGCGCACCTCCTCGAGGTCGCACCCGAGGATCTCGATGTGGCCGGGGGCGAGGTGATCGTCAAGGGCGTTCCGAACCGCGCGATCCCGCTGGCTGAGGTGGCGAGGGTCGCCTACCTCGAAACTCACCGACTTCCCTCCGGTGTCGAGCCCGGCCTCGAAGCCACCCGGTTCTACGATCCCATACGCGGAACGTTCGCCGCCGGGTCGCAGGGGGCGGTGGTCGAGGTCGATCCCGAGACCGGGATTCTCGTGATCCACCGCTACGTCTGCGTCGAGGATACCGGGCGAATGATCAACCCGCTCATCGTCGAAGGGCAGGTCCAGGGCGCCATTGCGCAGGGCATCGGCGGCGCCCTCTCCGAGCACGTGATCTACGATTCCGCAGGGCAGCTCCTGACCGGCACCCTGATGGAGTACGCTCTGCCGACGGCCGCCACGGTTCCACCGCTCGAGCTCGGCCACATCGAAGAGCCGGCGGACAATCTGGCCGGGGTGCGAGGTGTCGGCGAGGGTGGCACGTTGGGACCCGCGGCCGTGCTCGCCAACGCGGTGGCCGATGCGCTGGCGCCCTTGGGGATCGAGCCGAACGAGCTGCCCCTGACTCCCGCGCGCGTGTGGGCCTTGTGCGCCTCCAGACGACCCGCACGATCGCCGTCGCCCGATTGA